In a genomic window of Gigantopelta aegis isolate Gae_Host chromosome 9, Gae_host_genome, whole genome shotgun sequence:
- the LOC121380863 gene encoding myomodulin neuropeptides-like isoform X1 has protein sequence MRIFSADTNMQRMVPRMFSLALFTLLSVSLLDHLSCGSPLESLESCPGGLCDKDALLGVEKNLADDDNFSDDLSGGVDKRLSKFVRIGKALSHFVRIGKSTDDDNEGLDSDLIEDDADEKRATNHFLRIGKSPNHFLRIGKSPNRFMRIGKGVSRFLRIGKSDEDDKRSASKFLRIGKSDSDFDDLQKRRNAFIRIGKIPSSAFVRIGREPLYAEMMKKPSSNFLRIGRGQSSFIRIGKRSVGLSNNIAV, from the coding sequence CAGACACCAACATGCAAAGAATGGTTCCACGTATGTTCTCGCTTGCACTGTTCACACTTCTAAGCGTTAGTCTGTTGGATCACCTAAGTTGCGGATCCCCACTTGAGTCACTAGAAAGCTGTCCTGGAGGTCTCTGTGACAAAGACGCTCTCCTGGGGGTAGAGAAGAACCTGGCGGACGATGACAACTTTTCAGACGACCTCTCGGGCGGCGTCGACAAACGACTTAGTAAGTTTGTGAGGATCGGCAAAGCTTTGAGTCATTTCGTAAGAATAGGCAAGTCCACCGACGACGATAACGAAGGGTTAGATTCTGACCTCATCGAGGATGACGCCGACGAGAAGCGAGCGACCAACCACTTCCTGAGGATAGGCAAATCACCGAATCATTTCTTGAGGATAGGCAAATCGCCAAATCGATTCATGAGAATAGGCAAAGGCGTCAGTAGGTTCCTTCGCATCGGCAAGAGTGACGAGGATGACAAGAGATCGGCCAGCAAGTTCTTGAGGATAGGCAAATCAGACAGTGACTTTGATGACTTGCAAAAGAGAAGAAACGCTTTCATCCGCATCGGAAAGATCCCGTCCTCGGCTTTCGTGCGCATCGGTCGAGAGCCACTGTATGCGGAAATGATGAAGAAACCCAGCAGTAACTTCTTGAGGATTGGGCGAGGCCAGTCTTCCTTTATTCGCATTGGCAAGCGAAGTGTTGGGCTGTCCAACAACATCGCCGTCTAA
- the LOC121380863 gene encoding myomodulin neuropeptides-like isoform X2, with the protein MQRMVPRMFSLALFTLLSVSLLDHLSCGSPLESLESCPGGLCDKDALLGVEKNLADDDNFSDDLSGGVDKRLSKFVRIGKALSHFVRIGKSTDDDNEGLDSDLIEDDADEKRATNHFLRIGKSPNHFLRIGKSPNRFMRIGKGVSRFLRIGKSDEDDKRSASKFLRIGKSDSDFDDLQKRRNAFIRIGKIPSSAFVRIGREPLYAEMMKKPSSNFLRIGRGQSSFIRIGKRSVGLSNNIAV; encoded by the coding sequence ATGCAAAGAATGGTTCCACGTATGTTCTCGCTTGCACTGTTCACACTTCTAAGCGTTAGTCTGTTGGATCACCTAAGTTGCGGATCCCCACTTGAGTCACTAGAAAGCTGTCCTGGAGGTCTCTGTGACAAAGACGCTCTCCTGGGGGTAGAGAAGAACCTGGCGGACGATGACAACTTTTCAGACGACCTCTCGGGCGGCGTCGACAAACGACTTAGTAAGTTTGTGAGGATCGGCAAAGCTTTGAGTCATTTCGTAAGAATAGGCAAGTCCACCGACGACGATAACGAAGGGTTAGATTCTGACCTCATCGAGGATGACGCCGACGAGAAGCGAGCGACCAACCACTTCCTGAGGATAGGCAAATCACCGAATCATTTCTTGAGGATAGGCAAATCGCCAAATCGATTCATGAGAATAGGCAAAGGCGTCAGTAGGTTCCTTCGCATCGGCAAGAGTGACGAGGATGACAAGAGATCGGCCAGCAAGTTCTTGAGGATAGGCAAATCAGACAGTGACTTTGATGACTTGCAAAAGAGAAGAAACGCTTTCATCCGCATCGGAAAGATCCCGTCCTCGGCTTTCGTGCGCATCGGTCGAGAGCCACTGTATGCGGAAATGATGAAGAAACCCAGCAGTAACTTCTTGAGGATTGGGCGAGGCCAGTCTTCCTTTATTCGCATTGGCAAGCGAAGTGTTGGGCTGTCCAACAACATCGCCGTCTAA